GCACGAGGCCGTTGTTTTGAATGAACATCTTACAAAGGCTCTCTGCATGCTTAAAGATGGAAATAATGCAGAAAAAATTGACAAACAACTTATTTCTAATTTGTTTGTCTCCTTTTTGACGCTTCCTCGCGCTGACACTAAACGTTTCGAAATATTGCAATTAATTTCTTCCGTGTTAGATTGGAACGATACGCAAAGGGAACAAACGGGACTTCAACGTCCTGGTTCCTCTGTAAATAATTGGAGTATTCCTCACAGTGCGTCCTCTAACTCTCTATTCTCCGATCAttccttttccaaaagaCGTTCTTTCCATGACTCATAATTTTCTTCCACACTAACCGATAATTTTACGTTTCAATTGAGCAATGGTATGaaagatttttcttttttctgtaaataataatatctTTCGCTCTTTTTATGTatcgcttttttttttcttacttcACAACTTAATTAGGGGTTACCTTTTGCCGCGCGTACAAGGttttagtatttttttactctcTTTTCACACATTTTGAAGGTTGACTATATCATTCTTGAAGTAATAGTTTCATACGTtcattttgatattttgcCTTCTCCTGCTATGCCTAGCTTTATGGCAAAAGCGCTTGTTGCAATTTCATCTATTAGTCAATAttcttaattttcaaaattgtttgttAATATCAGTTTTTTCgaagaattttaaaaatatcattttattttaatcaCTCAGGTCATAGTTATGGTCTGTATTACTAGTATGCAAAAGCAACATAGCTATATGCAAAGTAACTAATCATTATGAAGACAttattatgaaaatttatttttcggCTCATTAGAATCCTTCTTTATCTGTGTAAAAACACCATCACGAAACCATTTGTTGGCCTCTTCTACTTTTTGTTGTCGTTGAAGTAAGGGGTTCACTAGTTCAATGCCTTGAATAGGTGTGAAGGATAATGAACTTTGTAAACCGCTTGCAGCAAGGGGATTCTTCTGTGCCATTGATTGTAGTTGGGCCTTCCGCGCTTTTGGTAACCGTAATTTAGTTCGAGAATCAATTGACACTGCACGAATTTTTCCTTCACCTTCTTGACCAAGCATACCAAGACCTTCCGTTTCGTCAAAATTAAAGACTTCCGCCTCCTCCTTACCAAAGGCGACGCGATTCTGTAATCTCCGCAATTCCGTTACGGCATATTGCTCTTTCATCTTGCgaattcttcttcctccACGACGACGTTTTGGCCTATCGTCAGGAACGGGTAGCGCAACAGTTGGTTTCTGTGATGGAGGTtccaaaagcttttcaattttccGTTCAACTTCCTTTCGAGCAGATATGCCAAATGAGCCATCAGGATATTCATGAATGGAATCGATTCTTGCTGCTAAAGCAACTTTAGCAGCAGTCATTCGGATAGCTTGCTTTCGTACATCAGGAGGGGTCTTTTGAACAATTTCCGACATATACAAAAATCCATAATCCCCACTAACAGCCGGATTGTTAATACCAATTGTTGTCAGCCTCCTTTTTCCGAGCGCTGGTAAATTGCAAGCAGGAAACTTTCCAAGTCTAGTCAATCCTCCTGCAATGCCGATTAAATTGGCAGCTGTGGTAGAACCCACGACTGCAGACAAATTAGGAGCTACGACACTAATTCTTGATTGGAcatattcaataattttttgcttttcttcacCCAATTGCTGAATTGCCTCACAGCAATTTTTAAcgttttttatcatttcaTCTGGAAGAGGCTTTCCCACTGTTGTCGTTGCTGTTGTAGCAATAACCATCACTGTAGCAGAAGGAAGAAAGGAAAGTTTGGTTTTGCTGTTGTCTAAATCATTTAACAGAGAACTAACAGTTTTGCAATAGTCAAAGGCATTCAAGACCAAACTACTTAATTCAGGAAATCGGTCATGATACCATTCCTTCACGAGTCTGTGCAGCCGCAGGATTTCATCGTCAATTTCCATCGCAATTGAATTAGAATCCACGATAAGGTGATATTCGAGATCATCTTCGATGTTTCCAGTGATAGCTTGTTTTTCGGTGCCTTTATATTTCTCAGTTCCTTCTATGATATCGCGAAGACGTGTAGAATTCAACAGCTGATAAATGTTCTCATTATTgtcattaaatttattagcaACTTCACTAGGCAATTTTTGAGCAGAATCGCTAATTTTGGTAATATCCAAATCGTTTTCTAATTCAGCAGAAATGCCATTTCCTTCCTCTAATTGTAACTCTAACCGCCTTTTCTTCGCATCTGGCCCAAGTTCATCAGTAATTGTAGATTCTGTAGTTTCCTCAATATCATCAAGATCAGCTAATAATTCATCTGCCAGTGACATTATATTGGTTAAA
This region of Schizosaccharomyces pombe strain 972h- genome assembly, chromosome: II genomic DNA includes:
- the prp31 gene encoding U4/U6 x U5 tri-snRNP complex subunit Prp31, with protein sequence MSLADELLADLDDIEETTESTITDELGPDAKKRRLELQLEEGNGISAELENDLDITKISDSAQKLPSEVANKFNDNNENIYQLLNSTRLRDIIEGTEKYKGTEKQAITGNIEDDLEYHLIVDSNSIAMEIDDEILRLHRLVKEWYHDRFPELSSLVLNAFDYCKTVSSLLNDLDNSKTKLSFLPSATVMVIATTATTTVGKPLPDEMIKNVKNCCEAIQQLGEEKQKIIEYVQSRISVVAPNLSAVVGSTTAANLIGIAGGLTRLGKFPACNLPALGKRRLTTIGINNPAVSGDYGFLYMSEIVQKTPPDVRKQAIRMTAAKVALAARIDSIHEYPDGSFGISARKEVERKIEKLLEPPSQKPTVALPVPDDRPKRRRGGRRIRKMKEQYAVTELRRLQNRVAFGKEEAEVFNFDETEGLGMLGQEGEGKIRAVSIDSRTKLRLPKARKAQLQSMAQKNPLAASGLQSSLSFTPIQGIELVNPLLQRQQKVEEANKWFRDGVFTQIKKDSNEPKNKFS